CGCTAATATTACTGCAGCGATTATAATAAATTTAATTACCAAAGCGCGTTTGCTGCTTAAATTGCCAAGAATGCTAACAGCTAATAACGGAAATAGAACCGCATAGATGATATTATCCGGACGAGCCAGATAAGTTATATAAGCCGAGACAATCAGCAACACAAAATCTATAGTTCGCCATCGGGACAATAGCCGCAGTGTAAACAATATCAATAGGGCATTACAGAAAACGCCCAGCATTGTATCCATACCGCTAAGCATATGAAAAACGAATACATCGTTAAGCAGAAACAAAGGAGTGAGTATCGCTGTCCAGAAAAGATAATTCTTATGGAAAATCCACCACTTCGTATAATTAGCGCAGATAATTATCATAAGAAATATAGCGGCGAACCCCATCATTGAAGACGACAATTGAAGTATCACATACTCTTGAAAAGGCAAACACCATCGCAAACAAACAACAACAACAAAATGAAGCAGGCTAGTACTGCCATAAACCTGAACTCCATCAGAGTTCCAGGCATGACCTAATCCGGCTATGAAATTATCAGCATAGCGGATAAAGAAATAGGCATCATCTAAAATCATTTCAGGATGACGCAACCCCTTATATAGATAAAACCCGACAGAAGCGATGAATAAAAATATCAAGCAAATGGTCAGGAGCTTATTGTTCTTTATTATAAAATGATTGTCTTGCGTTGTTGTCATCATTTACCCGAAAATGACCCTTTACTTTTACCACACAACTATTAGCTATATAATTACCAAAAAGTAATCAAGTCCGCAAGATTTTTTCCATCAATATCTCTAAATAAGCACATCCTCCTGCCAGCCAAGCCGGACCAGTTCAATTTTGGCCGGGTTGCAAACACCGAGCTTATGCCTTATCTCGCCATAAACCACATGGTGCGGCGGCGGTAGAATAGGCTTATCCTCTTTGAAATACAGCCCTCTCTTAGCCTCTAATAAATGTACCCCAACAGCATCAACGGCAACAGGGTCATTACCAACCAACAAGCCTTTGTATTGCCAGATGTACTTTTTGTCAAAGTGATGAGCTCCTATATTATGAAATTGGGGAGTAAGAACTGCCAGAACGTTCAGCCGTGTTTTGCCCTTAACAAGCGGCAAATCCCAGAGCGCTGCCAGATCTGCGCATGAATCATCGTGGTATTCATGCGGCTTTGGCACAAACATAATATAATTTTTCAGGCAACCCCCGATACCCGACCAATGATGTGTTCGCAAGGGACGGACATTTATTAGCGCAGTTGAATTTAAAAATACATCGCTATATAATACATTCCTATCATCAATATCAATATTCTCAGCAGGGATGCCTATATCCAAAGCTCGATCTTTAATAGCCTGCTCCAGCTCCGGCGGTGTCGGTAATGGACCCCATTCATTGCTTTTAATTCCCAAGGTATCAGAAGGACTGATTAATTGCCTCCAAGCCTCAAGTGGGGAGGCTTTATCTGTAAGCTTTACAACTGCCCGGTCAAGCATCTCCCCCAAAATCCTGGAATCAATATTGCCGCTTGTGTCTATTACATCGCTATTGCGAATAAGCACTACTCTTGTCTTTTTGGTTTCCGTAGTTGCCCAGCAAAAATCTGATGATAAACCCATAGCTGCAGCCAGACCTGTGTAGGCAGCGCCGCGAAGAAAATCACGCCGGTTGATTGAGCCTTTGAAATCAATCATATTAATCTGCTTTCAAATTACAGGCTGCATTTCTATTTTGGCGGCGGCGGCAGCCACAAGCTTATTAGCTTGAACAGAATTGCCAGCGTCAAATACCACAATAATATAATGGTCCAGCTGTAAAGTTTTTACCCATTTATTTCCCTGTATCTCCGCCAGGCCGTTGTCAGCCTCCGGAATGTAATTATTTATAAAGCTTTCATAAGCCTTGTCAGCTAAATCAGTATTTTCGTAATCAATAATTAACAGGAACATCTTATCCGGGCTGTAAGATGCCAACACAGCTTCTGTTTCCGTATTTAGATTAAGTATGTTGGCGCTGGCCAGATAATAATGACAATTTAAAGACTCATGCCTATGAAAATAGCGGATGCTGTTATCTAATAATCCTTCCTCAGGCAGATACTTTATTATATCCGGCAGTATGCCCTTGCCTTTAATATTATACTCGATAGTCTGAGCAAATTTAAAGAGTATTTCCTTAGCCTCATCATTTTCTATGCCTGATAAGACACATACATAATAACCGCATTTCCAGAAACTAAGCAGACCATTATTATACTCCGAACCTTGACCTATGCCTATATTTTCAGATTGACGGGAATGGCTGAAAATACCGTAGGCATCCTTCGAGCTGCCCATATCAAATATTTCGACTTTTATATCAAACTTATCAATATTACTAAAACGCTTAACTAATAGTTTGTGGTAATCATATAGACGGTAAATCTCACCGGCTCCGTTCATATAATCAAAAATAGTTTCTCTATCGTAAAACTTAAGCTCCTCTGCGCTCCAGCCAAGAATTTTATCAGGTATAAGCTGTTTCATAGCCATACTGTCATTGTTCTCATCTGCTGAACAAGACATAAAAACCAAAGATAAAATCACCAAAAGTATGATTCCCGATAACAGCTGCTTTATTGACAATTGTATATTCATTTATAGCATTCCACATTACATTAGTATGTTTATTTGTTTTCATTGTTAGATATTAATTAATCAAATTATATCCGTCAATTTATTTTTTAAAAGTATCATATTCCAAAAAGAAAATGTAAAAC
This portion of the Candidatus Zixiibacteriota bacterium genome encodes:
- a CDS encoding DUF362 domain-containing protein; protein product: MIDFKGSINRRDFLRGAAYTGLAAAMGLSSDFCWATTETKKTRVVLIRNSDVIDTSGNIDSRILGEMLDRAVVKLTDKASPLEAWRQLISPSDTLGIKSNEWGPLPTPPELEQAIKDRALDIGIPAENIDIDDRNVLYSDVFLNSTALINVRPLRTHHWSGIGGCLKNYIMFVPKPHEYHDDSCADLAALWDLPLVKGKTRLNVLAVLTPQFHNIGAHHFDKKYIWQYKGLLVGNDPVAVDAVGVHLLEAKRGLYFKEDKPILPPPHHVVYGEIRHKLGVCNPAKIELVRLGWQEDVLI